The nucleotide window AGCGTGCGGCCAATACCGGCGACCGTTCGGCGATTATCGTTTGTTTTATACCGCCGGCTTTGGTTTCGGCGCGGCATCTGCGCCGCCGGTATTCGAAAAACAAGAAAAAGAAGCAAGCCCGTCGCCAGGCCGATTGCTGGAACCGCCGCATCAGAACGGCGGCCCGGCGGCGCATCTGGCCATCGGCATCGAACGGTTGTTGAACGACGGCGCTGCATTGGCCGTCGAAACATTCGCCGAAGGCATTTTCATGGAGCGCCAACCTTTTATCGGTTTCGGCCTCAGGGCCAAAATAAAATTCACCCTCTAACTCAAGGTCAAACAAGGAGCAAAGTTATGGTCAAGCAGCAAAAAACAATCCTGGTCGGTCTTTTGCTTGCAACATTGTTCGCGACCGGTTCTTGGGCGCAAAACTGGAATCGTCAGCCGACGCCGAACGACACGCTGACTTCGGTGCGTGTTCTGCCGGATCAGCGCGTGATTCTGCGCATCTATGCGCCGCAGGCTGCCGAAGTGCGGGTCGGCGGTTCGGATATTCCCAATATGGGGTCGGCCGCTGCGCTGACCAAGCGGGACGACGGCGTTTGGGAGACCACACTTGGGCCTTTGCCCCCGGGCGCCTATCGCTACACCTTTAATGTCGACGGCGTTTCGGTGCTGGATCCGCGAAGCGCTTCGATCAGCGAATCCAACGGCATGGTGTGGAGCCTGTTCTACGTGCCGGGCGCCGAGTTCATGGACCTGAAGAACGTGCCGCACGGCGCCGTCGCCGAACTGGTCTACTACAGCACTTCCCTGCAGCGTTTCCGCCGCCTGCACGTCTATACGCCGCCGGGCTATGAAACGGGCAAGGAAAAATACCCGATTTTTTACCTCCTGCACGGCGCTATGGACTGCGACGATTCCTGGACTACCGTCGGACGCGCGGGCATCATTCTCGACAATCTCATCGCCGCCGGAAAAGCGGTGCCGATGGTCGTCGTCATGCCGGCGGGCCACACCGGACCTTTCCGTTTCGGCGCTTCCGCCGCCTCCTCGCGCGACGAGTTCCTGGAGGATTTTCTCAAGGACATCATGCCGCTGGTGGAAAGCCGCTACCGCGTCTACCAGGAACAGAAATATCGCGCCGTCGCCGGCCTGTCTATGGGTGGTGCACAAACCCTCAACATCATCGGCGAAAAACTCGATCAATTCGGCTTTATCGGCGTGTTCAGCAGCGGACTGTTCAGTCTGCGTCCCGGACAGGCAGGCGCCGAAGAGTGGGAAAAGCAGCATCAGGCGGTGCTTACCAACGAGCAGTTCAAAAAGGGCGTACGGGTGATGTGGTTTGCCACCGGCGTCGACGACTTTTTGCTGGAAGTGTCGCGCGCCACGGTCGAGCTGATGCGCAAATACGGCTTTGAGGTGACCTACAAAGAGACGGCCGGCGGTCACACTTGGAGCAACTGGCGCGAATACCTGAACGAATTCGCCCAGCTGCTGTTCAAATGAACCTTCGCCGTTTTGCCGCAAAGGCGCATCCTGACAGCCGAAATTTGACCGCGTTGCGAAAAAAAGCTTGCATCTTTTTCTAAAAATCATTATTCTCTTTTCGAAAAATGAACGGAGATCATGATTCGTAACGCAAGGACAATTTCGAATTTCTGGTGGTGGCGCACCGTGTTTTGCGCGATGCACCACTAGCCGGACTTTTCTTTAATCAATTTGCGCCGTGGATGCATCGCATTCACGGCGCTTTTTATTTACGGGCGCTGTGAAAATGTCAAATTCACGGCGCCTTTTTTTTTAACTGCAAGAGGGAAGAGATGATACGAACGACTTTTGCTGATTTCGATCGCGCCGCCTCGGCGATGCCGCTGACGCCGATCATCGCCGAAGTGCCCGGCGACCTCGACACGGCGCTCTCGACGTTCATCAAAATCACCCGCAGTCCCTACCGCTTTCTGCTTGAAAGCGCCGAAAGCGGCGGCAGCCGGGGACGATACTCGATCATCGGCGATACGCCGTTTCTGATCTTTCAAAGCCGCGGGCGGCAGATCACGCTGAACAATTGTCTCGACAACACGCAGGTTGCCTTGGAAGACGATCCGTTCGACGTGCTGCAGAATCTGTTGCGCAAGTATGCCCGCCGAGCGCACGCGGCTCCGTTCGCCTGCAACGGCCTGTTCGGTTATTGGGGTTACGATTCGGTGCGCCACATCGAGAAACTGCCGGTCAAGGCCGCAGCCGATCTCGACCTGCCCGAGATTCACCTCTTTATCCCGCAACGGCTGGTGGTTTTCGACAACCTCCTGCACAAAATCACCCTGATGTTGTTTACGCGGGTGACGACGACGACTTTGCAGGCCTACGAATCGGCCGTCGAGGAACTGAAGGAGATCGAGCGGCTGATCCGCCGTCCGCTTGCCGAAGAGCTGCCGCTTCACCGGGAGGAAAAGCCGACGTTTGAAAGCAACCTTACGCGCAACGAATTCGAGAGACGTGTCGGGGTAGCCAAGCAGCACATCGCCGCCGGCGACGTGTTTCAGTTGGTTCTGTCGCAACGGCTGAAAATCCCCTCTTCGCTGCCGGCGCTGCAGATCTACCGCGGCCTGCGCATGATCAACCCGTCGCCCTATATGTTTTTTCTCGAACTCGGCGACGTCGAGGTTTTGGGCTCTTCGCCCGAAACCCTGGTCAAGCTGACCGCCGGCGAGGTGGCGGTCAAACCGATCGCCGGAACGATTCGGCGCGGACAGGATGAGGTCGAAGATCAGCGCCTCATTCAGACCCTGCTTGATGATCCCAAGGAGCGCGCCGAGCACCTGATGCTGGTGGATTTGGGCCGCAACGATGTCGGCCGCATCGCCGAGTTCGGCAGTGTGCGCGTGGAGGATTTCATGACGGTCGAAAAGTACTCGCATGTGATTCATCTGGTCTCAACGGTCAAGGGCAAGCTTGCAGGCGATCGGGATGCGGTGGATGTTTTCAAGGCCTGTTTTCCGGCGGGAACGCTGACCGGCGCGCCGAAGGTGCGGGCTATGGAATTGATCGAAGAGCTCGAACCGACGCGCCGCGCCGTCTACGGC belongs to candidate division KSB1 bacterium and includes:
- a CDS encoding alpha/beta hydrolase-fold protein; this translates as MVKQQKTILVGLLLATLFATGSWAQNWNRQPTPNDTLTSVRVLPDQRVILRIYAPQAAEVRVGGSDIPNMGSAAALTKRDDGVWETTLGPLPPGAYRYTFNVDGVSVLDPRSASISESNGMVWSLFYVPGAEFMDLKNVPHGAVAELVYYSTSLQRFRRLHVYTPPGYETGKEKYPIFYLLHGAMDCDDSWTTVGRAGIILDNLIAAGKAVPMVVVMPAGHTGPFRFGASAASSRDEFLEDFLKDIMPLVESRYRVYQEQKYRAVAGLSMGGAQTLNIIGEKLDQFGFIGVFSSGLFSLRPGQAGAEEWEKQHQAVLTNEQFKKGVRVMWFATGVDDFLLEVSRATVELMRKYGFEVTYKETAGGHTWSNWREYLNEFAQLLFK
- the trpE gene encoding anthranilate synthase component I, which codes for MIRTTFADFDRAASAMPLTPIIAEVPGDLDTALSTFIKITRSPYRFLLESAESGGSRGRYSIIGDTPFLIFQSRGRQITLNNCLDNTQVALEDDPFDVLQNLLRKYARRAHAAPFACNGLFGYWGYDSVRHIEKLPVKAAADLDLPEIHLFIPQRLVVFDNLLHKITLMLFTRVTTTTLQAYESAVEELKEIERLIRRPLAEELPLHREEKPTFESNLTRNEFERRVGVAKQHIAAGDVFQLVLSQRLKIPSSLPALQIYRGLRMINPSPYMFFLELGDVEVLGSSPETLVKLTAGEVAVKPIAGTIRRGQDEVEDQRLIQTLLDDPKERAEHLMLVDLGRNDVGRIAEFGSVRVEDFMTVEKYSHVIHLVSTVKGKLAGDRDAVDVFKACFPAGTLTGAPKVRAMELIEELEPTRRAVYGGAVGYMRFDGDMDVCIAIRTIMKKAGVLYLQAGAGIVADSVPEHEYQETLNKAQGLLKALELANGGL